A stretch of the Pseudomonadota bacterium genome encodes the following:
- a CDS encoding OmpA family protein: protein MVSGMKNRKLKYRGMLQQGEDNNFVVLLAALSMILLAFFILLYSFAVVDNQRRLVALDSLLGSFGMMPGGFNVSKDQRSRLLQPPSLLQDNAESMDEALHDFLMRRGIVDDVKVRQLKDGVAVDLQNKLLFSSGSFQISAAGKQVLLRIADILRPLENVQLTVKGYSDAVPIKPGNPIPSNLSLAALRATSVFRHLVQHGGVNSAAIKVAGYARTAQVTGDTSGSASGRRVEIEIRGGIIPSSQEMESERYYRFRDFNVPLSGK, encoded by the coding sequence ATGGTTTCAGGGATGAAAAATCGTAAATTGAAATACCGGGGCATGTTGCAACAGGGTGAAGATAATAACTTTGTCGTGCTGCTGGCGGCTTTGAGCATGATTCTCCTGGCTTTTTTTATCCTGCTGTATTCTTTTGCGGTTGTTGATAATCAGCGACGTCTCGTAGCCCTTGATTCCCTGCTGGGCAGTTTTGGCATGATGCCGGGCGGATTTAACGTTTCTAAAGACCAGCGAAGCCGTCTTTTGCAGCCGCCGTCACTGCTGCAGGATAACGCTGAAAGCATGGATGAAGCCTTGCATGACTTTCTGATGCGGCGGGGGATAGTTGATGATGTTAAGGTCAGGCAGCTGAAAGATGGTGTGGCCGTTGATCTGCAGAATAAACTCCTTTTTTCTTCTGGCTCCTTTCAGATATCGGCGGCCGGGAAACAGGTATTGCTGCGTATAGCTGATATCCTGCGGCCGCTTGAAAATGTGCAATTGACGGTTAAGGGTTATAGTGATGCTGTCCCCATAAAACCCGGGAATCCGATACCTTCAAATTTATCTCTGGCGGCCCTCAGGGCAACTTCGGTTTTTCGCCATCTGGTACAGCATGGAGGGGTCAATTCTGCAGCCATAAAGGTTGCCGGTTATGCTCGAACTGCCCAAGTGACTGGTGATACCTCCGGGTCTGCCTCCGGTCGGCGGGTGGAGATTGAGATCCGGGGTGGAATAATTCCTTCCAGCCAGGAGAT